The Salvelinus alpinus chromosome 35, SLU_Salpinus.1, whole genome shotgun sequence genome window below encodes:
- the LOC139563924 gene encoding apolipoprotein C-II-like — protein sequence MNKLLVISVLVTLLGLNAQDLRLPRQAEEGMPEEPVADVAEADGEQGTLEKLTSAVKSYYETSISTASSWLDSIKGLKLEEKAKNAFVDTSMAVSTYSGILQDQFYHILYQQ from the exons ATGAACAAGCTTCTGGTCATCAGTGTGCTCGTCACTCTTCTGGGCCTCA ATGCTCAGGACCTCCGTCTGCCTAGGCAAGCTGAGGAGGGTATGCCTGAGGAACCGGTCGCTGATGTTGCCGAGGCTGATGGAGAGCAGGGAACCCTGGAAAAGCTGACCAGCGCCGTCAAGAGCTACTACGAAACATCCATAAGCACCGCCTCTAGCTGGCTGGACAGCATCAAGGGCTTGAAGCTGGAGGAGAAGGCCAA GAATGCCTTTGTTGACACCAGCATGGCGGTGAGCACCTACTCTGGCATCCTGCAGGACCAGTTCTACCACATCTTATACCAACAGTAA